Proteins encoded by one window of Deltaproteobacteria bacterium:
- a CDS encoding GNAT family N-acetyltransferase has product MNNISFRPMTEKDIGSADALRRLVGWNQTLSDWRRFLKLSPKGCFVATKNSAVLGTVTSITYEQRLSWIGMMLVHPEHRRQGIGRKLMGQVLAYLQGCGVRCMKLDATPLGFPLYEQLGFAPEWTLTRWQGYGSIHTFPSEGSSNVTRNLADADWPAVQEIDKGALGVSRGSLIQSLARHSRRALVWPSQGRAAGWGLLRTGTHADYLGPVVCGEDDAALALVHELLVSAENRLVFWDVPDQNRAAASAVRQLGFAPLRCLTRMRLGPAITKSDPKAQFAIADPSAG; this is encoded by the coding sequence ATGAACAACATTTCTTTTCGCCCGATGACGGAAAAGGATATTGGGAGTGCGGATGCATTACGCCGGCTCGTGGGCTGGAACCAGACACTCTCCGATTGGCGTCGGTTCCTGAAATTAAGCCCCAAGGGGTGTTTCGTGGCAACAAAAAACAGTGCCGTGTTGGGAACGGTGACCTCGATCACCTATGAACAGAGGCTTTCATGGATTGGAATGATGCTTGTTCACCCCGAGCACCGGAGGCAGGGCATCGGCAGGAAGTTGATGGGACAGGTGCTGGCGTACTTACAGGGATGCGGGGTGAGATGTATGAAACTCGATGCGACACCGCTGGGGTTTCCCCTTTATGAACAGCTCGGATTTGCCCCGGAGTGGACATTGACCCGCTGGCAAGGTTATGGGAGTATTCACACATTCCCTTCAGAGGGCAGTTCTAATGTTACGCGAAATCTGGCCGACGCTGACTGGCCAGCTGTACAGGAGATCGATAAAGGGGCGTTGGGTGTGTCCCGGGGGAGTCTTATTCAGAGCCTGGCACGGCACAGCCGAAGGGCGCTGGTATGGCCGTCGCAGGGAAGGGCCGCCGGGTGGGGCCTCCTCCGTACCGGGACGCATGCGGATTATCTTGGCCCGGTCGTCTGTGGTGAGGACGATGCCGCCCTGGCGTTGGTGCATGAACTCCTTGTCAGCGCTGAAAACCGTCTGGTATTCTGGGATGTCCCGGATCAAAACAGAGCGGCCGCATCCGCTGTCCGGCAATTGGGGTTTGCCCCGCTCCGATGCTTAACCCGAATGCGCCTGGGTCCGGCCATTACCAAAAGTGATCCGAAGGCCCAGTTTGCCATTGCAGATCCGTCCGCCGGATAA
- a CDS encoding lysophospholipid acyltransferase family protein, whose translation MMYYKTVHDSSIGKTVMRWLALIIFRFMGWKPGGERPHISRYVIIAAPHTSNWDFLYTLCLAFILEIKPFIMMKAAWFQWPVGPFLRWLGAIPVDRSKSTDVVARSIQAFREYPQMVLVVPPAGTRRKVMYWKTGFYHIARGANVPIVLGYLDYRRKVGGIGPVVHPTGNMEADMKVIRDFYADIAGKYPRKSRGFATAEWKMPL comes from the coding sequence ATGATGTATTATAAGACCGTTCATGATTCGTCCATAGGGAAAACCGTAATGCGCTGGCTGGCCCTGATCATCTTTCGATTTATGGGCTGGAAACCGGGGGGGGAAAGACCGCATATCTCCAGATATGTCATCATTGCGGCGCCGCACACCTCCAACTGGGATTTTCTTTACACCCTCTGTCTGGCCTTCATCCTTGAAATCAAGCCCTTCATCATGATGAAGGCCGCCTGGTTTCAGTGGCCGGTGGGTCCTTTTCTCAGATGGTTGGGGGCCATTCCCGTGGATCGCTCCAAATCCACCGATGTTGTGGCCCGGTCCATCCAGGCCTTTCGTGAATACCCGCAAATGGTTCTGGTGGTGCCTCCTGCCGGAACCCGCAGAAAAGTCATGTACTGGAAAACCGGCTTTTACCATATCGCCAGGGGGGCGAATGTCCCCATCGTACTGGGATACCTGGATTACCGACGCAAGGTGGGAGGCATCGGCCCGGTGGTCCACCCCACCGGAAATATGGAAGCGGATATGAAAGTCATTCGGGACTTTTACGCAGACATCGCAGGCAAATACCCCCGGAAATCGCGCGGCTTTGCAACGGCGGAATGGAAAATGCCCCTGTGA
- a CDS encoding DsbA family protein, producing MTGRVDRLREHYVFDIQWTAFPLHPDTPLEGLTLEKLFEGRGINVHETMDRLRRVAGEEGLPFGRREKTYDSRLAQELGKWAESRDKGELFHKAAFHAYFADGTNIARIPNLINLAVKAGLSGQEAKEVLEKRIFKDAVDSDWARSRKMNIIAVPTFMMSSNRLVGGQPYEVLERFIMKNHVMKRPLHG from the coding sequence ATCACGGGGCGTGTTGATCGACTGAGAGAACATTACGTATTTGACATTCAGTGGACTGCTTTCCCGCTTCATCCGGATACCCCTCTGGAAGGCCTGACCTTGGAAAAGCTCTTTGAAGGTCGTGGGATTAATGTCCATGAGACAATGGACAGGCTCAGGCGTGTGGCCGGTGAAGAAGGACTCCCTTTCGGCCGGAGGGAAAAAACATACGACAGCCGTCTGGCACAGGAACTGGGGAAATGGGCGGAATCAAGGGATAAGGGGGAGCTATTTCACAAGGCCGCCTTTCACGCCTATTTTGCTGACGGGACCAATATTGCCCGCATTCCGAACCTGATCAACCTGGCTGTCAAGGCCGGTCTTTCAGGCCAGGAAGCGAAAGAGGTCCTGGAAAAAAGGATTTTCAAAGACGCGGTGGATTCGGACTGGGCAAGATCCCGTAAAATGAATATCATCGCCGTCCCCACCTTCATGATGAGCAGCAACAGGCTGGTAGGGGGACAACCCTATGAGGTCTTAGAACGCTTTATCATGAAAAACCATGTAATGAAGAGACCTCTCCATGGCTAG
- the lnt gene encoding apolipoprotein N-acyltransferase has protein sequence MDYNTSRNLFLSLTGGLLLGLPWSISPLFFLVFIAWTPLFLLEEEIRDHPNPYTLFNYAFVGFLLWNILGSWWIIQAQWLGAIFIMLANALLQALVFWSISRVRVSLNIPLIFPFTIIWMGYEYFHESWDLAWPWLNLGNALVTAPKLLQWVEFTGLRGGTLWIILINFAIFKWVLTYRKRNWGSIVFLGVATVLLMLVPVLVSYHLFNNFKEAGETVTVALIQPNVDPYTEKFVPERYGQHLNEFFKTADAICDGETDYLLGPETLVVQHIDEGNPFKSPYYRQLLDFQATYPKLTCLIGVHSYQKVEEDIPPWSRFNREEGFFYEAFNTALFLSPESAPQFYHKSKLVPLFERVPFVQYLGFLGKYSLELGGYNGTYSIRQGSRVFMSPDGSIGILPIVCFESAFGAHCARDLPEEKGFICMITNDGWWKHTPGYRYHFNFSPIRAIECRRDLVRVANTGISALIDARGVVMARTPWWKKTTLKGRIHLREGRTFFARHGDYLGRISIFLGIFLIIWGETANLVRKRRRRIEGLGN, from the coding sequence ATGGATTATAACACCAGCAGAAATCTTTTTTTGTCTCTGACCGGTGGCCTGTTGCTGGGCCTTCCCTGGTCTATTTCGCCCCTGTTCTTTCTCGTTTTCATTGCCTGGACGCCCCTCTTTCTTCTTGAGGAGGAAATCCGGGATCACCCAAACCCCTACACCCTGTTCAATTATGCCTTTGTCGGTTTCCTCTTGTGGAATATTCTGGGATCATGGTGGATCATTCAAGCCCAGTGGTTGGGCGCCATTTTCATCATGCTGGCCAATGCACTCTTGCAGGCCCTGGTCTTCTGGTCCATAAGCCGCGTTCGCGTCAGCCTGAATATCCCCCTGATATTTCCCTTCACGATCATCTGGATGGGATATGAGTATTTTCATGAATCCTGGGACCTGGCCTGGCCCTGGCTGAATCTGGGCAATGCCCTGGTCACGGCGCCTAAACTCCTTCAGTGGGTTGAGTTTACCGGCCTTCGGGGGGGCACGCTCTGGATTATCCTGATCAATTTTGCGATCTTCAAATGGGTCTTGACCTATCGGAAAAGAAATTGGGGATCCATTGTCTTCCTCGGCGTCGCAACCGTTCTGCTGATGCTTGTCCCTGTACTGGTCTCTTATCATCTGTTTAATAATTTCAAGGAGGCGGGAGAAACCGTTACCGTGGCCCTGATTCAGCCCAATGTGGATCCATACACGGAAAAATTTGTGCCGGAGAGGTATGGCCAACATCTGAATGAATTCTTTAAGACAGCGGACGCCATCTGCGACGGGGAGACCGACTACCTCTTGGGCCCCGAGACCCTTGTGGTGCAGCATATTGACGAGGGAAACCCCTTCAAGTCGCCTTACTATCGTCAGTTGTTGGATTTTCAGGCAACATACCCAAAGCTTACTTGTCTGATCGGGGTCCACAGCTATCAGAAAGTCGAGGAGGATATCCCTCCCTGGAGCCGTTTCAACCGGGAAGAAGGCTTCTTTTATGAGGCCTTCAATACCGCCCTTTTTCTCTCCCCCGAATCCGCGCCCCAATTCTATCACAAAAGCAAGCTGGTCCCCCTGTTCGAACGCGTGCCGTTTGTGCAGTATCTCGGCTTTCTTGGAAAATATTCCCTGGAACTCGGCGGATATAACGGCACCTACAGCATTCGTCAGGGGAGCCGTGTATTCATGTCCCCCGACGGGTCCATCGGCATTCTGCCCATTGTCTGTTTTGAGTCGGCCTTTGGCGCCCACTGTGCACGGGACCTGCCGGAAGAAAAGGGCTTTATCTGTATGATTACCAACGATGGATGGTGGAAGCACACCCCCGGTTATCGTTACCACTTCAATTTCAGCCCCATTCGGGCCATCGAATGCCGCCGGGATCTGGTTCGGGTCGCCAACACCGGGATCTCAGCACTCATCGATGCAAGAGGCGTGGTGATGGCCCGCACGCCCTGGTGGAAAAAGACCACGCTCAAAGGCCGGATCCATCTTCGAGAGGGACGGACTTTTTTTGCCCGCCATGGGGACTATCTGGGGCGTATCTCCATTTTCTTGGGAATCTTTCTCATTATATGGGGTGAAACTGCAAACCTCGTCCGGAAAAGGCGGAGACGGATTGAGGGATTGGGGAATTGA
- a CDS encoding NIPSNAP family protein, with translation MFFELRQYRIKEGKRDRWVKLMEEQIIPFQVSKGMVFVGSFVSLDEPDLYIWIRRFESEKEAERLYREVYESEFWKTKVKPLADEMLDRERMRITRMAATEKSVIR, from the coding sequence ATGTTTTTTGAGCTCCGTCAGTATCGCATCAAGGAGGGGAAGCGGGATCGCTGGGTCAAATTGATGGAAGAGCAGATCATCCCATTCCAGGTGTCAAAGGGGATGGTCTTCGTGGGCAGCTTTGTCTCCCTGGATGAGCCGGACCTCTATATCTGGATACGCCGTTTTGAGAGCGAGAAAGAGGCGGAGCGGCTCTACAGAGAGGTATATGAGAGTGAGTTTTGGAAGACGAAGGTTAAACCCCTTGCCGATGAGATGCTCGATCGGGAAAGGATGCGGATTACGCGGATGGCCGCCACGGAAAAGTCTGTCATCCGATGA
- a CDS encoding transglycosylase SLT domain-containing protein, which produces MSFKKKPVQAAFLSFLIMAMAIVCLRPAQVALANPSVFRQSIIDFNLKAYQESLSDGSYKGAEGILLVRPEVASSLGLKAVINQDYLAASALDAEAERLFSQAVSSLTCQDKESFAGEHAKRAGESALASREALDSARKLFAVYRSKLTPETDERLNDVACLSLMDTLLEEGLKKACFNLRDGLGIFYNRCQGLPENTPSLTPANVRFVNHVFSEFQQKGSETDKQRFDLGTQGRDRGTNPGVSLKTVVNREAPGLGARIQSCPDSQKTSGYPVDPLLFLALMKRESNFDPLAISYVGAAGLTQIMPKTGMGLGMKQIYLPSYFEEAMSLLQRERSLRQKAISIILKITPADMATQAGLAREFMQDSLKCGENRSRLFARYRKDLLEKDKDDRLDPCKAMAYGYEYFSDLMKLQKGDISLALASYNAGPHRVKQYNGLPPFAETVTFRNTVLKYYREYLERLKQSN; this is translated from the coding sequence ATGTCATTCAAGAAAAAACCGGTTCAAGCAGCCTTTTTGTCTTTTCTCATTATGGCTATGGCCATTGTCTGCCTGCGGCCTGCACAGGTGGCCCTGGCAAACCCCTCTGTTTTTCGGCAGAGCATCATCGATTTCAATCTCAAGGCTTATCAAGAGAGCCTGTCTGACGGTTCCTACAAGGGCGCGGAAGGCATCCTCCTTGTCAGACCGGAGGTGGCCTCCTCTTTGGGCCTCAAGGCAGTGATCAATCAGGACTATCTCGCGGCCAGCGCCCTGGACGCTGAGGCGGAACGTCTCTTCAGCCAGGCTGTTTCTTCTTTGACATGTCAGGACAAAGAGTCTTTTGCCGGTGAACACGCCAAACGGGCAGGCGAATCGGCCCTGGCCAGCAGGGAAGCCCTTGATTCCGCGCGAAAGCTTTTTGCAGTTTACCGGTCTAAACTGACGCCCGAGACGGATGAGCGGTTGAATGACGTTGCCTGTTTAAGCCTCATGGACACCCTGTTGGAGGAGGGCCTGAAAAAGGCCTGTTTCAATCTGAGGGATGGGTTGGGAATCTTTTATAATCGATGTCAGGGATTGCCTGAAAATACCCCTTCCTTAACCCCTGCGAATGTGAGATTCGTCAATCATGTGTTTTCCGAGTTCCAGCAGAAGGGATCCGAGACAGATAAACAGCGCTTCGACCTTGGAACGCAGGGAAGGGACAGGGGAACGAATCCTGGGGTTTCATTGAAAACCGTTGTTAATCGGGAGGCCCCCGGCCTTGGGGCACGCATCCAATCGTGTCCCGACAGTCAGAAAACAAGTGGATATCCGGTGGATCCTCTCCTCTTCCTCGCCCTCATGAAGAGAGAATCCAATTTTGATCCCCTTGCGATTTCTTATGTGGGGGCCGCCGGTCTGACCCAGATTATGCCCAAGACCGGGATGGGCCTGGGGATGAAACAGATCTATCTGCCGTCCTATTTTGAAGAGGCCATGTCTCTCTTGCAACGTGAGCGGTCTCTTCGTCAGAAGGCCATCTCTATTATTTTGAAAATCACACCGGCGGATATGGCAACCCAGGCCGGGCTCGCCAGGGAGTTCATGCAGGACTCCTTGAAGTGCGGTGAGAACCGATCGCGTCTGTTTGCCCGTTATCGGAAGGATTTGTTGGAAAAAGATAAAGATGATCGTCTGGATCCATGCAAGGCCATGGCCTACGGATACGAATATTTCTCAGATCTCATGAAACTGCAGAAAGGGGATATCAGTCTGGCCCTGGCCTCTTATAATGCCGGACCGCACCGGGTAAAGCAGTATAACGGTCTGCCTCCCTTTGCCGAGACCGTGACTTTCCGGAACACGGTTTTGAAATATTATCGGGAATACCTGGAGAGGCTGAAACAATCAAATTGA
- a CDS encoding transporter substrate-binding domain-containing protein: MSIRRGDLLVLMLLSLMISVYPGCSREQESTLARIRDAGEISAAMSADYPPFNYLIESGELEGFDVDVVLELAGRLGVKPKIVIKKWSGIIQGLLAGEYDIILGSMAISEERLKLVSFSIPYYHSEVRVVVREGSGMQDLDDLKGKTVGIGAGSNYENDARELGFADIRFFDPWTQGLLELQKGNLHAVIIDQIVGIHAVEFGKFKIQFLGPPLRREVVAIAVRKEDKSLLKAINGAVLSMQKDGFLAELGRKMARCEYDCSGRF; the protein is encoded by the coding sequence ATGAGCATCCGCAGGGGCGACCTTCTGGTTCTCATGCTCTTATCGCTGATGATTTCCGTCTATCCGGGCTGTTCCCGTGAGCAGGAGAGTACCTTGGCCCGCATCAGGGATGCCGGGGAAATCAGTGCGGCCATGAGTGCGGACTATCCGCCTTTCAACTACCTCATCGAGAGCGGTGAACTGGAGGGGTTTGATGTGGATGTGGTCCTGGAATTGGCCGGAAGGCTCGGGGTTAAGCCCAAAATCGTCATCAAGAAATGGAGCGGCATTATACAGGGGCTCCTGGCAGGGGAGTACGACATCATCCTGGGGAGTATGGCCATCAGCGAGGAGAGGCTGAAGCTCGTGTCTTTCTCCATTCCGTATTACCACTCCGAAGTCCGAGTGGTGGTTCGGGAAGGGTCCGGGATGCAGGATCTGGACGATTTGAAAGGCAAGACCGTAGGCATCGGTGCGGGATCAAACTATGAGAACGATGCCAGGGAGTTAGGATTTGCCGACATCCGTTTTTTCGATCCCTGGACCCAAGGATTATTGGAACTCCAAAAAGGAAATCTGCACGCCGTTATCATTGACCAGATTGTAGGGATTCATGCCGTCGAATTTGGAAAGTTTAAAATTCAATTTCTGGGGCCGCCGTTACGTCGCGAGGTCGTGGCCATAGCAGTCCGTAAAGAAGACAAGAGCCTGCTGAAAGCCATTAATGGTGCAGTGTTGTCAATGCAAAAAGACGGCTTCTTGGCCGAATTGGGGAGAAAAATGGCCCGGTGTGAATATGACTGTTCCGGCCGCTTCTAG
- a CDS encoding SAM-dependent methyltransferase, which translates to MITKAWFLLFVFVMISSSLFAPEVFGQSGGDMIKSLTIHPIGRIVKEDGRTFIVLDKKYEPGLLGMDRLSSVTVIYWFDRNDFPAKRSILQVHPRGDKNNPLTGVFATRSPVRPNLIGVSRCKIISVKKNIIEVEEIDAFSGSPVIDLKN; encoded by the coding sequence ATGATCACGAAAGCCTGGTTTTTGCTGTTTGTCTTTGTTATGATCAGTTCAAGTTTGTTCGCTCCAGAAGTCTTCGGACAATCCGGCGGCGACATGATCAAGTCGTTGACAATACACCCCATCGGCAGGATTGTGAAGGAAGACGGCCGGACCTTCATTGTACTGGATAAGAAATACGAGCCCGGTTTGTTGGGAATGGACAGGCTCTCTTCTGTGACTGTGATATATTGGTTTGACCGCAATGACTTCCCGGCAAAACGATCCATCCTCCAGGTTCACCCCAGGGGCGATAAGAATAATCCGCTGACAGGGGTTTTTGCCACCCGTTCGCCGGTACGTCCCAACCTGATCGGGGTGAGCCGGTGCAAAATCATATCCGTCAAAAAAAACATCATCGAGGTCGAGGAGATCGATGCATTTTCCGGATCGCCGGTAATTGATCTGAAAAACTGA